The genomic window TCTCTCGCACTGCCCCGGTTTCACGATCGCAGCCGTCGGTCGCGTCGGCGTCGCGAGCGCCATCGGGATCGACGTCGAGGTGCACCGGCCCATCCGTCCCGCCGTCGCGGCGACGATCGTCTGCGGGAGTGAGGCGTCCATGCTCGCGCGACTCGCCTCGAGCCATCCGGCCGTCGCGTGGGGCGCCGTGCTGTGGAGCGTCAAGGAGAGCGTCTTCAAGGCGTGGTACCCGCTCACCGGGCGATGGGTCGACTACACCTCATGTGAGGTGGTGATCCACCCGGATCGGGGCTCGTTCGACGCACGGGTCGTCGCGCCGGCCGGCCCGACCACGCCGCGCACCTTTGCCGGCCGATGGTCGGTGGTGGGCACCCACCTCTGCAGCGTCGTCATCGTTCCGGTCTCGCGGCGACAGGACGGGGACCGGCTGATCCGGTCCACGCGGGTACCGTTGAGGACGATGTCGGAGACCGCAGGAGGAGGGGCCATGCCGGACGAGGAACAGACGACGACCGACTGGCGCGCAGTGGCCGCCGCCCTCGCGAACGACGACACCCGGACGGTGTACGCACAACTCGCCCTCGGGCAGGAGCCCGATCTGGGCGCCACCCAGCGTGCTGTGCGACGGGCCGAGCAGAGCGTCCAGACGTTGTCTCGGGCGGGCCTGCTGGACGACGGCGGGCGTGTCTCGGGCGAGGTGTTCCGAGACCTTCTCGCAGCCGCCGCACCGCCGAAGCGCGAAGGAATCGACCGCTTCCTGGTCGACGGTCGGATCGTGCAGTACCCGTCGAATCCCGACGAGCGGCAGGCGCTGTTACAGCGGGTCGCGGCATCAGCGCTCCAGCCGGACGAGGTGGTCGACGAAGCTGAGATCAACGAGCGGTTGTCCGCGTTCCACGACGACGTCGCGGTACTTCGGCGGTACCTCGTGGACGCACAGCTCGTCGAGCGCACGCGCTCGGGGACCGAGTACGCGCTCGTCACCTGAGTCAGCCGCCCTTCGACAGGCTCAGGGACCGGGGTGAGGCTCAGGGAGCGGGGTGAGGCTCAGTGCCCGGGACCGACTGCGTCAGGCGCGGATGTCCTTCGTGAGCTCCTCCACGAGGGCTGCCCGCTGCTCACGGGTGGACGGCCGACCCTCGGCGTCGGGACGCTCCTGCCACGGGAACGGTCCAGTGGCGCGGCGGTACTCGACCCCGAGGGCGTCGAGGCGGGCGAGGTGCTGCTGCAGCCGTGCCTCGAAGCCCGCGAGGTCGCGCTCGCGGCCGACCCAGGCGACCTCGGCGAGGGCGCACAGTCGCGGATACGCCTGGTAGTCGATGACGCGGGCGGAGTCCATGTGCTCGGTCCAGATGTTCGCCTGCACCCCGATGATGTGCTCGGCCTGCGCCTCCGTCAGCTCCGCCGGCACGGGCTCGAAGGTGTACACCTCCGAGACCGTCAG from Plantibacter flavus includes these protein-coding regions:
- a CDS encoding DUF2087 domain-containing protein, whose translation is MAESAAAVVDALRMQVPPGVVVSASVGTASGPFRARPTSAGRSAESDSARDCARAALAMLGQRSTDIPTGEGGQPVWPAGFVGSLSHCPGFTIAAVGRVGVASAIGIDVEVHRPIRPAVAATIVCGSEASMLARLASSHPAVAWGAVLWSVKESVFKAWYPLTGRWVDYTSCEVVIHPDRGSFDARVVAPAGPTTPRTFAGRWSVVGTHLCSVVIVPVSRRQDGDRLIRSTRVPLRTMSETAGGGAMPDEEQTTTDWRAVAAALANDDTRTVYAQLALGQEPDLGATQRAVRRAEQSVQTLSRAGLLDDGGRVSGEVFRDLLAAAAPPKREGIDRFLVDGRIVQYPSNPDERQALLQRVAASALQPDEVVDEAEINERLSAFHDDVAVLRRYLVDAQLVERTRSGTEYALVT